CACCGAAGTCTCTGGCGGCCTCGTTGGACGTGAAGCTGTGCTTGTCTCCAGCTCTGTTGCATGTCACTCGGAACCTCAGCACCTTGGCCTCTCCTTCACCCGTCTGACCCTCACCAGCCTTGGTCCCACTCTCAGAGCTCGCCTGCACTTCAACTTTCACATCTGACTGCTCATtatcttcctcctcctccaccccatTTCTGGATGTCACTTCTTGGGGATTCTCTGTATCCTGGCCACCAGTGGGTTCCACAGCCACAGGGTTTTGGGCACAGTCCTCCTGGTCATTAGTGTTATTTTGGTCTGCTCCTCCCTCTTCTCCACCATCACTCAGCTTCCCTCTGCTTGCAGGACTCTGCAGATTGTGTTTTTTGcgttttgtctttttctttttcaagctgTTGTTCAACTCCCAAACTTTCATCGGATCGGTCCAGGGTAGCTTTTTAACCAAATCTTCCAAATCCTTTAGAGCATCTTcctttaaaagacagaaaagttgTGCTTTGAAGTTATTCCACCCTTTTAAAAGTTATCTTTTATTTTGAGATCTCTCAAAGTAGTTTATGAAACATTAATCCACTACATGTTTAAGCAAGTCTTACAAGTTTTGTCTGGTTTCTGCTATAACTAAATGGAATTACACTAAAAATCACAAGACCCACAGGATTTCATCACTCGTCTTGTAATACGGACAAACACTGTATTAAACCAACACTGTATTAAGAGACCAAAGTGACACCTCACTGTTCTGTGTCTGTGACCTACAAACATAGCATCACCTCTTATCCCAGATTTTGCCAATATAAAGTATTTAACTGCAGAAATTATGTTAGACAACGTGGCCACACTTCCATTTACAAGCCAGAAAAAGAGAACTAGAGAATAATATCACAAATAAAAAACTTGGTAAtcaaacagaatattttaatactagtcttaaattaaaaaacacaaacaacacTCCAAACCCCAGAACcgacagaaaaaggaagagtaATTCAccttattttccttaaattgATAGTCTTTGAATTCCTGaacaacaacaaataaattATCCACTGACCTCAGACGATGTACCTAGAAGAGATGAAAAGGTGACACATCACTAACCGTGTGCTGCAGGGACTGTGTTTACTGTTGCCAGAATTTAGCCATCTTACGTCGAGGTTTCAGAGACTACGGTTTTCCACCTTTAGTTCCTTCCCACATGATTTATCAGCTTACGTCTTTGCACTGACCCCTCCTATCATTTAATCTCCCCCGGACACCCCGGTACAGGCGATACCGCTGCTGCACCCAGGCCGGCCGTGGCTGGGTGCGGGATGCGGTCCGCACCGCCTGCCTTCGACACCGAAGCGTTCCGCTCGGAGGGGCTGAGACCCACCGAACCGAACCGAACCGGCCAGAGGGGGAACAgcggcgggcggagcggggcaGAGAGCTCGAACTGACCTGAGGCAGGCTGCGGGCCGGGACCTCGAAGTAGATCTTGCCCCGATCCTTGCTGATCCTGGAGGCCGAGCCCAGCTTCTCCCGCACCTCCTCGGCCGCCGTCTGCTCGAACCCCGTGGGCACGGTGGCGCCGATCACGGCCGCGAGCTCCGCGGGCTCCGCGCCCTCCTGGGCTGCGGCCGGACCCAGCCCCGCGTCGCCGGCCGCCTCCGCTTCCGCCATGCCGGGCTGCCCGGGGAGGGAGGGCGACCACCGAACCACCCCAGCCACACCGAGCCAGGCGCCGCCACCGCCCGCCCTTTCCGCTTCCGTGCCGGGCGGCACCGCCCCCGCTGCTCTCCGTTCGCTGCTGGGCACGGGCGGGAGGCGGCGCCGCGGCGCCGCGAGTACCGGGTGTTGGTCCGCGGGGACCGCGTGTCGGTGTGCGGGTACCGGCTGTCGGTCCGTGCGGCCCCGCGGGGAGCTCCTGTCGGAGCCTCGGTCGGGGCCTCGGCGCGGCTCTGTGCGTGCTCCCACCCTTGTGCCAGGGTCATTCATTTCCCTGGCGGAGCGCTGCCGGGCCCGCGGGTCAGTTCCCGGTTCCAAGCCCAGCACTCCGGGAGTGCAGGTGCCCCCGCAGCCCCTCCGATCCCGGCACTAAGCTCCCGAGCTGGGCTGCCGGGCTTCTGGCCCCCGGGCACCCACAtggccgctgctgctgccgtaACCCCTGTGCAGTGGGTGGCAAACCATGGGGTGGCCGTTTATGTTTTGGTTCCTTGTTGCTCAGTTTTCTCGATGGTTGGGCTGTTTCCAGAATGAcaatcttttttaaagaaatcctaGTGGctaaatgtcttttttcagGAGAGACAAAAAGAGATGGCACTCTGCCTGCCATGGCCCTGCCCCTGTCACTATGACCAAGTGTGAGCTACATGAAGCTGAATAGACACTATTTTCCCTCCTCATTTCCAGTCCCAAGGTCTTTACACCCACCACTGGAATGATAAATGTAAACACAACTTGTTCCTGCAGCTTCTACCTCCCCAGGTGCAGCGTGTACTGTCAGCAGCACCATTTGTGTTCATTTCCTCGTGTGTGTTCTGGTTTTGCCATCACATTTAATGTCCAACAGGAGGCCTGAGGCACTGCTCTTGCCATTGAACCTGCTGAAGCATTGCTTTGCTTTCACACGAAAAGGATGAGGGAAGGTGTGGGTTGACTTGTGATTCAAGTCTGAAAATATGGGATGAAAACCGTGGAATTTGGGTCATAAACATGATGGAGAAAGTTTGTGAAATGGCTTTCAATGAGAATTTCAAAATAAGCTAAAGCCGAGGTAGTCACAGATTTTGCTCAACTTTATCCTGCAGCAACACCTATAGCAAGGCAGAACTTTGTGGTTCAAGTGGGACAACTAGCTCAGATTGCTGAGCTATGTTCACTAGCAGAATTTTCAGCATCTTTTGGTGAAGttgtttgctctgctgcagctcttggaaTCTGTCCAGGCACCATTTCAGAACAGTTTCTGGTTGCTGGCAGGTTCTGTAGCAGCTCTCCTACCTGTGTTTTGTGAGGGGAGAAAATACGACAAACTCTTCACAACCaaaccagagctgtgctttgtgtCCATTtgagccccttcccagagctgaggaattGAACTGGCTGCCAGGTTCAGCAGCATTCAGTTAAAGTGAGCAGGTGCTTGTTGGGCATGTCTGGGAGCCCCATTTACAGGAACAGTGGTTCCTGATGAGCTGGCCGCATTGTTTTCATGGCTGGTTTAGTGCACACCTGAGGAAGAGCATTGCTGTCCACTTGTCTGGAAGGGTTTGTGCTCCAGGTCTGACCATTTGGAATGCACGTATCAATAGCAGGCTGGATCCCAGAGGATGCTGAGCGTTTCTGCACTCTCGTTCCTCAGGGTTGTCAGTGGAATGATGAACATAGCAATTGTCCAACTAAGCAAGGGGTCCTAATATTATCCTGGAATCATCATCATTTGTCTCACAAGACTGGCACACAACTAAAGAACATTTGCCATACACTTCTCTTATTAAAACCTATAACTTACCCTTTAATTAGGACCGgaccaggtttctccaagccccctccagcctggccttgaacacttctaggggtgcagcagccacagcttctctgggcaacctggtggcctcaccacccttacagaaaagaatttcttcccaaaatctaATCTCATTACCTAGTTTTTCTCAAATTTCCTACTTTCATGTGTGTGAGAAAGATAACATAATATGGTGTTTGGGAATCTACAGCTGGAGGATAAAGGAATGTTATTTTGATACTGAGAGATTAGGAGAGAAATGAATTAGCTGCTTAACGGTTACTGGAGGGGGAAGAATTAGTGTTTGTGGCAGCCCTGGTGAACCCAGTGCCTTAGTCACAAGAGCTGTGAACTGAGGCTGCTGGGTGATAAGACATGACAAAGAGTTCACAAGTCTAAACGAGGAATTGTGTGTCAAACCCTTGTTGCTGGAGATGTGTGGTTAACAGGGGACTGTCCTTCCTTTCTTGTCCCCAGCAGAttttgcacaggaaaaaataagccACAATTGCCAACTTGTGCTGGGACAGTGtgggtggctgcagagctgctctgggaggttACAGCAGTGATGAGGCCGCAGAGGATGAGCAGCTCATTTTACAGAATGTGAGAGGTGTTCTGAAAATGTCAGACTGGCCAGCTCTGCCATACTGATCGTtcacctgtgcccagggacTGAGCTTTGTCATCTGTGAGATCTGTGAATGGAAACTGCGGAGGGAGCCTCATCAGCAAGAAACTGTGCACACACTAAACCTTACCACTCTGAATTTTGTGAAAACAGTGAGATGCGTTCCAAAGTCTTGCCTAATTTTTACCAGGATAACTGAAATTAACTTCT
The window above is part of the Serinus canaria isolate serCan28SL12 chromosome 12, serCan2020, whole genome shotgun sequence genome. Proteins encoded here:
- the THUMPD3 gene encoding tRNA (guanine(6)-N2)-methyltransferase THUMP3 isoform X2 — its product is MAEAEAAGDAGLGPAAAQEGAEPAELAAVIGATVPTGFEQTAAEEVREKLGSASRISKDRGKIYFEVPARSLPQVHRLRSVDNLFVVVQEFKDYQFKENKEDALKDLEDLVKKLPWTDPMKVWELNNSLKKKKTKRKKHNLQSPASRGKLSDGGEEGGADQNNTNDQEDCAQNPVAVEPTGGQDTENPQEVTSRNGVEEEEDNEQSDVKVEVQASSESGTKAGEGQTGEGEAKVLRFRVTCNRAGDKHSFTSNEAARDFGGAVQEHFQWKADMTNFDVEVLLNIHNNEVVVGIALTEESLHRRNITHFGPTTLRSTLAYGMLRLCDPQPTDIIVDPMCGTGAIPIEGAAEWPYCYHIAGDNNPQAVKRAANNISSLLRKNESKDSSTALGVPLDVIQWDICNLPLRTGSVDIVVTDMPFGKRIGSKKKNWDLYPACLMEMGRICTPGTGRAVLLTQDKKCFAKALSRVGHIWRRAQTVWVNVGGLHAAVYLLRRTSEPAQDTRPFW
- the THUMPD3 gene encoding tRNA (guanine(6)-N2)-methyltransferase THUMP3 isoform X1, which produces MAEAEAAGDAGLGPAAAQEGAEPAELAAVIGATVPTGFEQTAAEEVREKLGSASRISKDRGKIYFEVPARSLPQVHRLRSVDNLFVVVQEFKDYQFKENKEDALKDLEDLVKKLPWTDPMKVWELNNSLKKKKTKRKKHNLQSPASRGKLSDGGEEGGADQNNTNDQEDCAQNPVAVEPTGGQDTENPQEVTSRNGVEEEEDNEQSDVKVEVQASSESGTKAGEGQTGEGEAKVLRFRVTCNRAGDKHSFTSNEAARDFGGAVQEHFQWKADMTNFDVEVLLNIHNNEVVVGIALTEESLHRRNITHFGPTTLRSTLAYGMLRLCDPQPTDIIVDPMCGTGAIPIEGAAEWPYCYHIAGDNNPQAVKRAANNISSLLRKNESKDSTALGVPLDVIQWDICNLPLRTGSVDIVVTDMPFGKRIGSKKKNWDLYPACLMEMGRICTPGTGRAVLLTQDKKCFAKALSRVGHIWRRAQTVWVNVGGLHAAVYLLRRTSEPAQDTRPFW